Genomic window (Xylanimonas protaetiae):
CTCGCCCGCCTCCTCGAACTCGACGCGCATGGTGCTGCGGCCGGACATGCACTACCTCCCTCTCGGGACGCCGGTGGTGACGCACCGGCGACCTCGTGAAGGGAAGCGCAATCCCCCTCCGGGGTATTCCCGGCGCCGCTACGGGCCCAGGACCAGGGACGTCACCGACGACGCGACGTCCGTGAGGCGCTGTGCGGTGCGGTCGAGCAGGTCGTCGAGCGTCGTCGGCCCGGGCGCGATCGAGAACGCCGCCCGGATGCCCGCCGCGCGCGCCTGCGCGGCAGGCAGCAGCACCTGACCTGCGACGACGACGACGGGCGGCCGCGCGGGCGACGCGGCCGCGGCCCTCGCGACCCCGTCGGGCACCTTCCCGCGCACCGACTGCGAGTCGAACGACCCCTCCCCCGTGATGACGAGGGCGGCGTCGGCGAGCGCCGCGGGCAGCCCGACGGCCTCGGCGACCAGGTCGGCGCCGCGCTCCACCGTGGCGCCGAGCACCGCGACGAGCGCGGCAGGCACCCCGCCGGCGGCGCCCGCGCCGGGCAGCTCGCGGACGGCGACCCGCGTCTCCCGCTCGAGCACCCCGGCCCAGCGGGCGAGCGCCTCGTCGAGGAACACGACGTCGCCGGGCTGCGCGCCCTTCTGCGGCCCGAACACGGCGGCGGCGCCGTGCTCGCCCGTCAGGGGGTTGGTGACGTCGACCGCGAGCCGCCACCGCACGGCGCGCGCCCGCGGGTGCAGCCCGGTGAGGTCGAGCGATGCCGCGCGCGCGAGCCCTTCGCCGCCGTCGGGCACCTCCTCGCCCGCGGCGTCGAGCACGCGGACGCCCAGGCCCGTCAGGACGCCGGCGCCGCCGTCGGTGGACGCGGAGCCCCCGAGGCACACGATGACCTCCTCGACGCCGGCGTCGAGGACCGCAGCGGCGACGTCGCCGGTGCCGCGGGTGTGCGCGTGCAGCGGCTGGCGCTGCACGTCGCTCACGGCGGGCAGCCCGGAGGCGGAGGCGAGCTCGACGACGCCCACGCGGCCGTCGGGCGACGCGGCCCAGAAGGCCGTCGTCGGCCGCCCGAGGGCGTCGACCGTGGC
Coding sequences:
- a CDS encoding glycerate kinase gives rise to the protein MTSTAGTGPHVVVAPDSFKGSLAAVDVAAALAAGVLAAVPTARVTRLPMADGGEGTLAALAAAWDVPQHALATVDALGRPTTAFWAASPDGRVGVVELASASGLPAVSDVQRQPLHAHTRGTGDVAAAVLDAGVEEVIVCLGGSASTDGGAGVLTGLGVRVLDAAGEEVPDGGEGLARAASLDLTGLHPRARAVRWRLAVDVTNPLTGEHGAAAVFGPQKGAQPGDVVFLDEALARWAGVLERETRVAVRELPGAGAAGGVPAALVAVLGATVERGADLVAEAVGLPAALADAALVITGEGSFDSQSVRGKVPDGVARAAAASPARPPVVVVAGQVLLPAAQARAAGIRAAFSIAPGPTTLDDLLDRTAQRLTDVASSVTSLVLGP